In the Phycisphaerae bacterium genome, one interval contains:
- the pgmB gene encoding beta-phosphoglucomutase, producing the protein MIRGVIFDLDGVLLTTDELHYQAWKQMADQEGIYFDRTINHRLRGVSRMESLEILLERASRAYTPEEKSALASCKNHLYRELLQTLTTADVLPGVQALLAELRRRGIRVAVASSSKNAPLILSRVGLEGAFDAVANGNDIIHSKPHPEVFLLAAQRLGLLPGECLVVEDAAAGIEAGRRAGMAVFGIGTPETLPNVERLAASLADTTAEGLLGAG; encoded by the coding sequence GTGATTCGCGGGGTGATTTTCGATCTCGATGGGGTACTTTTAACCACTGACGAACTCCACTACCAGGCGTGGAAGCAGATGGCAGACCAGGAGGGAATCTACTTCGACCGCACGATCAACCACCGGCTGCGCGGCGTCAGCCGCATGGAGAGCCTGGAGATCCTCCTCGAGCGAGCCAGCCGAGCGTATACTCCGGAGGAGAAGTCGGCCCTGGCCAGCTGTAAGAACCACCTGTACCGCGAGTTGCTCCAGACGCTGACCACGGCAGACGTTCTGCCGGGCGTTCAGGCTCTCCTGGCCGAGTTGCGCCGCCGGGGCATCCGGGTCGCGGTGGCTTCCTCCAGCAAGAACGCACCTCTGATCCTTTCGCGCGTCGGCCTGGAGGGTGCGTTCGACGCGGTGGCCAACGGGAACGACATCATTCACTCCAAGCCTCACCCGGAGGTCTTCCTGCTGGCTGCCCAGCGGCTGGGGCTGTTGCCGGGGGAGTGTCTGGTCGTCGAGGATGCGGCTGCAGGCATCGAGGCCGGGCGGCGCGCAGGCATGGCCGTGTTCGGCATCGGCACGCCCGAGACGCTGCCCAACGTGGAGCGGCTGGCGGCCAGTCTGGCGGACACCACGGCCGAGGGGCTGCTGGGCGCAGGATGA
- a CDS encoding sugar phosphate isomerase/epimerase, with protein MPNLIACRLANYGQYQERAWTHLPELGIRHLEMPVPAPGDRDTLKKRLADSGLAASSLQALCNVAAPDAVEVMRPQLEACAFFGAKVCFLSAKAGDTDRSVIYKHLRAIGDVAAKYGVTIALETHPDLITNGDAACQTMEAVDHPHVRINFDTGNIYFYNEGRTAIEELAKVIDDVASVHLKDTSGKYQDWTFPALGLGVVDFSEVFQMMTARGFAGPFTMELEGIKGVERDEAAHLKDVADSVAYLRRIGAFRGPR; from the coding sequence ATGCCGAACCTCATCGCGTGTCGTCTCGCGAATTATGGCCAGTACCAGGAGCGGGCCTGGACGCATCTCCCTGAGCTGGGGATCCGTCACCTGGAGATGCCCGTACCCGCCCCCGGTGACCGGGACACGCTCAAGAAGAGACTGGCCGACAGCGGCTTGGCCGCTTCTTCACTTCAAGCTCTGTGCAACGTGGCTGCCCCGGACGCCGTCGAGGTCATGCGCCCCCAGCTCGAGGCCTGCGCGTTCTTCGGGGCCAAAGTGTGCTTCCTCAGTGCCAAGGCAGGTGATACCGACCGCTCGGTCATCTATAAGCACCTCCGGGCCATCGGTGATGTGGCCGCGAAGTACGGCGTCACCATCGCGCTCGAGACCCACCCGGACTTGATCACCAACGGGGACGCCGCCTGCCAGACGATGGAAGCAGTCGATCACCCGCACGTGCGCATCAACTTCGATACCGGCAACATCTACTTCTATAACGAGGGTCGAACCGCCATCGAGGAACTCGCCAAGGTCATCGATGACGTCGCCTCCGTACACCTCAAGGACACGTCCGGCAAGTACCAGGACTGGACCTTCCCGGCGCTGGGGCTTGGCGTGGTCGACTTCTCCGAGGTCTTCCAGATGATGACCGCCCGGGGCTTCGCCGGCCCGTTCACCATGGAGCTTGAGGGCATCAAGGGCGTGGAACGGGACGAGGCCGCCCACCTGAAAGACGTGGCCGACTCCGTGGCTTACCTCAGGCGGATCGGCGCTTTTCGCGGTCCGCGTTGA
- a CDS encoding PHP domain-containing protein, which produces MKPLKTVFHVHTDYSDDSENSVDHLIEAARRYRIDCLVVTDHDTVEGARALAEEADPDLKVIIGQEISTSEGHLIGLFLHEAVEPGRSPRQTAKAIKDQHGLVVVPHPFNILFGCSLRDAVYDIIDLLDLVEISNAQNLLPYPNQKAEQLARRFGFPGLVGVDCHHQDSVNSCYQYLAPFDGPASFLAAASQARLVRGRHSLGYFFRSGWLVARTKGLGLGHPGGYGRNCSRSRGQLQPRPVPVRT; this is translated from the coding sequence TTGAAACCGCTTAAGACAGTGTTCCACGTCCATACGGACTACTCCGACGACAGCGAGAACTCCGTCGATCACCTGATCGAGGCCGCGCGGCGGTACCGCATCGACTGCCTGGTGGTAACCGACCACGATACCGTGGAAGGGGCTCGAGCCTTGGCCGAGGAAGCCGATCCAGACCTCAAGGTCATCATTGGCCAGGAGATCTCCACCAGCGAAGGACACCTCATCGGCCTGTTCCTGCACGAAGCTGTGGAGCCGGGCAGGTCGCCCCGTCAGACGGCCAAGGCCATCAAGGACCAGCACGGCCTCGTTGTTGTCCCACATCCGTTCAACATCCTCTTCGGTTGCAGCCTGCGGGATGCTGTCTACGACATCATCGATCTGCTGGACCTGGTCGAAATCAGCAACGCTCAGAACCTGCTCCCCTATCCCAACCAGAAGGCCGAGCAACTCGCCCGAAGGTTTGGATTCCCCGGCCTCGTTGGCGTCGACTGCCACCACCAAGACAGCGTTAATTCGTGTTACCAGTACCTGGCCCCCTTTGACGGTCCGGCGTCATTCCTGGCCGCCGCGAGTCAGGCCCGGCTCGTTCGCGGTCGTCATTCGTTGGGCTACTTCTTCCGCTCTGGCTGGCTCGTGGCCAGGACCAAAGGGCTGGGCCTGGGGCATCCGGGCGGGTACGGCCGCAACTGCAGCCGGAGTCGCGGGCAGCTTCAGCCCAGACCGGTCCCGGTTCGGACTTGA
- a CDS encoding metallophosphoesterase yields the protein MEPTKPACHRTLQKAALGGIALVSLVLLGLRLGLFPFPAHGVFGLVLVLAVLPSLFWWSWIDSWLADGRQTWTRWTWALYVLLTLSPMLGVTFRGRHAWDALPVPVIMWIMIWHILLMALGSLAVAVWLILGVLRWPGHAKPAKPTTHDDHPARVITAQRSKAALSRRALLMQAAFTTPLLVTAGASVAGMRGQGRFMIRHQTIQLPRLPKRLRGFTITQISDIHVGRIFRPKHLSAVVEAANRLNSDMVAITGDILDHNIEYLPATMEAIAALKHRYGRFIVAGNHDLLDSRKEFLEAMRKTEPGFLSDEHTRIKVGGETVRVAGLFWSRYEQPILSDPGLNSRAVATLKGGDPETFTIALAHHPHAFEALADHGADLILAGHTHGGQLMLTPPGFKYPIGGGSLLFRYIWGEYRRHQAALFVSAGVGNWFPVRLNAPAEIVQIRLV from the coding sequence GTGGAACCGACAAAGCCGGCTTGCCATCGGACACTGCAGAAGGCCGCCCTGGGCGGGATCGCCCTGGTATCGCTGGTCCTGCTCGGCCTTCGCCTGGGGCTGTTCCCCTTCCCGGCCCACGGGGTCTTCGGCTTGGTTCTCGTCCTGGCGGTTCTGCCCAGCCTCTTCTGGTGGTCGTGGATCGATAGTTGGCTCGCGGACGGCCGCCAAACCTGGACACGGTGGACCTGGGCTCTCTACGTACTCCTCACCCTCTCACCCATGCTCGGCGTCACCTTCCGCGGCCGGCATGCGTGGGATGCCCTGCCCGTTCCCGTCATCATGTGGATCATGATCTGGCATATCCTCCTGATGGCGCTCGGCTCGCTGGCGGTGGCCGTTTGGCTGATTCTGGGCGTCCTTCGTTGGCCGGGACACGCCAAACCGGCCAAGCCGACAACCCATGACGACCATCCCGCGCGGGTGATCACGGCGCAACGGTCGAAGGCGGCGCTGAGCCGCCGGGCCCTGCTGATGCAGGCCGCCTTCACCACCCCATTGCTCGTCACCGCAGGTGCCTCCGTGGCCGGAATGCGCGGACAGGGCCGCTTCATGATCCGTCACCAGACAATCCAACTGCCTCGTCTGCCCAAACGCCTCCGCGGCTTCACCATTACCCAGATCAGCGACATTCACGTGGGCCGTATCTTCAGGCCGAAACACCTGAGCGCGGTCGTTGAGGCAGCCAACCGCCTCAACAGCGATATGGTCGCCATCACCGGCGATATCCTCGACCATAACATCGAATACCTTCCCGCCACCATGGAAGCCATTGCCGCCCTGAAGCACCGCTACGGACGGTTCATCGTGGCCGGCAACCATGACTTGCTCGATTCGCGGAAGGAGTTCCTCGAAGCCATGCGTAAGACCGAACCGGGATTCCTGTCCGACGAGCACACTCGCATCAAGGTCGGCGGCGAAACCGTACGGGTCGCCGGCCTGTTCTGGTCGCGCTACGAGCAGCCCATCCTCTCCGATCCCGGCTTGAACTCCCGGGCGGTTGCGACGCTGAAGGGAGGCGATCCCGAGACTTTCACGATCGCCCTCGCCCACCACCCGCATGCCTTCGAAGCACTGGCCGATCACGGGGCCGATCTGATCCTGGCTGGCCACACCCACGGCGGGCAACTCATGCTCACGCCCCCCGGCTTCAAATACCCCATTGGCGGTGGAAGCCTCCTGTTCCGCTACATCTGGGGTGAGTATCGACGCCACCAGGCCGCACTCTTCGTCAGTGCCGGCGTCGGCAACTGGTTCCCCGTCCGCCTCAACGCACCCGCCGAGATCGTGCAGATCAGGCTCGTGTGA
- the bamA gene encoding outer membrane protein assembly factor BamA, translated as MVRITLLKWLLTASFVLVAWAGVSAQQAPPTAAPAPAASSSPLDGKLIGELTIVGLINLDEAYVRNQIRVKVGQAYSQDQTQRDVSRLLKTGRFLDVQADTQLVNDQVKLVIKVTEKPEVASVEFVGAKKFKTKDLIAALSFNAGDPLDLYDVRQGRDAIERLYKEKGYSYVEVTFDEERLKTERRVVYTIVENQRVRVRAVRFEGNTAYGARELKHEIETKAYLPIFVTGDFDAERATRDAAKVQQYYRDRGFLDAEVSYVEQYTDVARERLEVVFRVSEGAHYAIKEIRIRGNEVLTAEEIMDLMRIKVGEFLVDSLVKADVKKIQTHYGAQGYIYCVVAPSWVFADEPGQVILTMNLQEGEQFHIGWIEVNGNSHTQEKCVRRELRFYPDELYDTTKTEKAQRKLKETGLFSDATIEPIEPQDKKEGVRDAVVTVKENPKTNQFLAGIGASSDSGVVGNIVLENTNFDLFDTPRSFEEFIKGRAYRGAGQTFRIQLEPGTELTRFRIDFREPYLFDKRIGFGTSVYLFERGRDGYDELRIGGMVSFDKTFEQGLLKDWVGEIALRSEYINISSVESFAAKDIQDVEGDSMLTSAKLSLLHDTTNSRFDPSAGHRFNVGYEQAGALGGDYFFGKATAGYTQYWTVAVDDQDRKSVVSAYTRAGQIVGDAPVFERFYAGGIGSFRGFDFRGISPRDGLRNNRVGGDFMTLTGAEYSFPLYSKVVRGVFFSDMGTVEEHFGVSSWRASVGAGIRLTLEIFGTVPMEFDVAFPVAKSDEDDTRWFSFFIGLPFL; from the coding sequence ATGGTGCGGATCACACTTCTGAAATGGCTGTTGACGGCGTCGTTTGTCCTTGTCGCTTGGGCGGGCGTCTCGGCCCAGCAGGCCCCGCCGACAGCGGCTCCCGCCCCCGCGGCGTCGTCGTCACCGTTGGACGGCAAGCTCATCGGCGAACTCACCATCGTCGGCCTGATCAATCTCGACGAGGCCTACGTCCGCAACCAGATCCGCGTCAAGGTCGGGCAGGCCTATTCGCAGGACCAGACCCAGCGTGACGTCAGCCGGCTCCTCAAGACCGGACGCTTCCTCGATGTGCAGGCCGATACCCAACTGGTTAACGATCAGGTCAAGCTGGTGATCAAGGTCACCGAGAAGCCGGAGGTTGCCTCAGTCGAGTTCGTCGGGGCGAAGAAGTTCAAGACCAAGGACCTGATCGCCGCCTTGAGCTTCAACGCCGGCGACCCGCTCGATTTGTACGATGTCCGCCAGGGCCGGGACGCCATCGAGCGGCTATACAAGGAGAAGGGCTACTCCTACGTCGAAGTCACATTCGACGAGGAACGGCTCAAGACCGAGCGACGGGTCGTCTACACCATTGTCGAGAATCAGCGGGTGCGGGTCCGCGCGGTCCGGTTTGAGGGCAATACGGCCTACGGAGCCCGCGAACTCAAGCACGAAATCGAGACCAAGGCGTACCTTCCGATTTTCGTTACCGGCGACTTCGATGCGGAACGGGCAACCCGCGACGCCGCCAAGGTCCAGCAGTACTACCGCGACCGGGGTTTCCTCGACGCCGAGGTCAGCTACGTCGAGCAGTACACCGACGTGGCTCGCGAGAGACTCGAGGTGGTCTTCCGGGTCAGCGAAGGCGCCCACTACGCCATCAAGGAGATTCGGATCCGGGGCAACGAAGTCCTCACGGCCGAGGAAATCATGGACCTGATGCGGATCAAGGTCGGTGAATTCCTGGTCGACAGCCTGGTCAAGGCGGACGTCAAGAAGATCCAAACTCACTATGGCGCCCAGGGCTACATCTACTGCGTGGTCGCGCCGAGCTGGGTCTTCGCCGACGAGCCCGGCCAGGTGATCCTGACCATGAACCTGCAGGAGGGCGAGCAGTTCCACATCGGCTGGATCGAAGTCAACGGCAACTCCCACACCCAGGAGAAATGCGTCCGGCGCGAGCTTCGCTTCTATCCCGATGAGCTGTACGACACCACCAAGACGGAGAAGGCCCAGCGAAAGCTCAAGGAAACCGGCCTGTTCAGCGATGCCACAATCGAGCCGATCGAGCCCCAGGACAAGAAGGAAGGCGTACGCGACGCCGTCGTGACGGTCAAAGAGAACCCCAAAACCAACCAGTTCCTCGCCGGCATCGGAGCCAGTAGCGACAGCGGCGTCGTGGGCAACATCGTCCTCGAAAACACCAACTTCGATCTGTTCGACACGCCGCGCAGCTTCGAGGAGTTCATCAAGGGCCGTGCGTATCGCGGAGCCGGGCAGACCTTCCGTATTCAGCTCGAGCCGGGCACCGAGTTGACCCGCTTCCGCATCGACTTCCGCGAACCCTACCTCTTCGACAAGCGGATCGGCTTCGGGACCAGCGTCTATCTGTTCGAACGCGGCCGCGATGGATACGACGAACTGCGGATCGGCGGCATGGTGAGCTTCGATAAGACCTTCGAGCAGGGCCTGCTCAAGGACTGGGTCGGCGAAATCGCCCTGCGCAGCGAATACATCAACATCAGCAGCGTCGAGTCCTTCGCCGCCAAGGATATCCAGGACGTCGAAGGCGACAGCATGCTCACCAGCGCCAAGCTGTCCCTGCTCCATGACACGACCAACAGCCGCTTCGATCCTTCAGCCGGGCACCGCTTTAACGTCGGTTACGAGCAGGCGGGGGCCCTTGGCGGCGACTACTTCTTCGGTAAGGCCACGGCGGGATACACCCAGTACTGGACCGTCGCGGTCGACGATCAGGACCGCAAGAGCGTGGTCAGCGCCTACACCCGAGCCGGACAGATCGTCGGCGACGCACCGGTGTTCGAGCGGTTCTACGCCGGCGGCATCGGATCGTTCCGCGGTTTCGACTTCCGCGGCATCAGCCCCCGCGACGGGCTCCGCAACAACCGGGTCGGCGGCGATTTCATGACCTTGACCGGCGCGGAATACTCCTTCCCCCTTTACTCCAAGGTCGTGCGCGGCGTGTTCTTCTCGGATATGGGAACGGTCGAGGAGCACTTCGGCGTGTCTTCCTGGCGGGCTTCGGTCGGTGCGGGCATCCGGCTGACCCTGGAGATCTTCGGCACCGTCCCGATGGAGTTCGACGTCGCGTTCCCGGTCGCCAAGAGCGACGAGGACGACACCCGCTGGTTCAGTTTCTTCATCGGCTTGCCCTTCCTATAA
- the asnB gene encoding asparagine synthase (glutamine-hydrolyzing) — MCGIAGIIDFRGRAVDRQVLDHMETALSHRGPDDHGQWIHESPGFSVGLAHTRLAVIDPTPEGHQPMVSPDGRWAICYNGELYNFRELREQLSGLFHTTCDTEVALRACITWGPDALQRFDAMWAMAVVDVGERRGHLSRDPFGIKPLYYTVHDGQLVFASELRALRCHPGLPGEIDREALIEYLNLGFVPHPRTLYRGIHRLSPGHRLSFTATGVGKPERFYALPIPPKRPLPYSEACERIRVTIENAVDQQCVSDVPLGAFLSGGLDSAVVVAAMTRVGHRPVRTFSIGYPDHPRYDETEHARLVAAHFGAEHHEFPVTFGDVLAAVEPMLDHLGEPFADSSLLPTSLVSRYAREHVTVALSGDGGDELFGGYWRYLGHHYLDRYRRWPSLVRKGFIEPLLRLAPSARTTRRLDRLRQVRKLVRGDREDPMARHIAWARFTTDAVAARLFGRDRARAGFDDLVKRYREEAAALRPEPMLLPGLEEILLADLAVGLPGDMLHKVDTASMFHSLEVRVPLLAADVVQYATSLPVEYRIRGTTTKQILRDAFKDLLPASVLIRRKMGFEVPVGEFLRNELRTLFKDTVTPAALGRYGLDAPTAARLYEDHASRRADHTELLWALLVLCWRRG; from the coding sequence ATGTGTGGAATCGCCGGGATCATCGACTTTCGCGGACGGGCGGTGGACCGTCAGGTTCTGGACCACATGGAGACGGCCCTTTCGCACCGAGGACCGGATGACCACGGCCAATGGATCCACGAGTCCCCTGGATTCTCTGTCGGTCTGGCCCACACGCGTTTGGCGGTGATCGATCCGACCCCGGAAGGCCATCAGCCGATGGTGTCGCCGGACGGCCGCTGGGCGATCTGCTACAACGGAGAGCTGTACAACTTTCGAGAACTGCGCGAGCAGCTTTCCGGTCTTTTCCATACCACGTGCGATACCGAGGTTGCCCTGCGAGCCTGCATCACCTGGGGACCCGACGCTCTCCAGCGGTTTGATGCGATGTGGGCCATGGCGGTTGTCGACGTGGGCGAACGCCGGGGACATCTGTCGCGCGATCCATTCGGGATCAAGCCGCTGTACTATACCGTTCATGACGGGCAGCTGGTCTTCGCCAGCGAGTTGCGGGCCTTGCGCTGCCATCCCGGGCTGCCCGGCGAGATCGATCGGGAGGCCCTGATCGAGTACCTCAATCTGGGCTTCGTGCCCCATCCACGGACGCTGTACCGGGGCATCCACAGGCTTTCGCCCGGCCACCGGCTGTCTTTCACCGCCACCGGGGTCGGCAAGCCGGAGCGGTTCTACGCCTTGCCCATTCCCCCGAAGCGTCCGCTGCCCTATTCGGAGGCTTGTGAACGGATCCGGGTGACGATCGAGAACGCCGTCGATCAACAGTGCGTATCGGATGTGCCTCTGGGCGCTTTTCTCTCCGGCGGACTGGACTCGGCGGTGGTGGTGGCGGCGATGACTCGGGTTGGGCACCGGCCGGTGCGGACCTTCAGTATCGGCTACCCCGACCATCCGCGTTATGACGAAACCGAGCATGCCCGGCTGGTGGCCGCCCATTTCGGGGCCGAGCACCACGAGTTCCCGGTGACATTCGGCGACGTTCTGGCGGCCGTCGAACCGATGCTCGACCACCTCGGGGAGCCATTCGCGGACAGCTCGCTTCTTCCGACCTCTCTGGTGAGTCGCTACGCCCGCGAGCACGTGACTGTTGCCCTGAGCGGTGACGGCGGAGACGAGCTTTTCGGCGGGTATTGGCGATACCTCGGACACCACTACCTGGATCGGTACCGCCGCTGGCCGTCGCTGGTTCGCAAGGGTTTCATCGAACCTCTGCTGCGGCTGGCTCCGTCGGCGAGGACCACGCGCCGGCTGGACCGGCTGCGACAGGTTCGCAAGCTCGTCCGAGGGGACCGTGAGGATCCCATGGCCCGGCACATCGCCTGGGCACGATTCACCACCGATGCGGTGGCCGCGAGGCTATTCGGGCGCGACCGAGCCCGAGCCGGTTTCGACGACCTGGTCAAGCGGTACCGGGAAGAGGCCGCCGCTCTGCGTCCGGAGCCTATGCTTCTGCCGGGCCTGGAGGAAATCCTCCTGGCCGATCTGGCTGTAGGCCTGCCGGGGGACATGCTTCACAAGGTCGACACCGCGAGCATGTTCCACAGCCTTGAGGTTCGCGTGCCGCTCCTGGCGGCGGACGTGGTCCAGTATGCCACCTCTCTGCCCGTCGAGTATCGGATCCGAGGCACGACCACGAAGCAGATCCTGCGGGACGCCTTCAAGGACCTCCTGCCGGCCTCGGTCCTGATCCGCCGGAAGATGGGCTTTGAGGTGCCGGTGGGCGAGTTTCTGCGTAACGAACTCCGGACCCTGTTCAAGGACACCGTGACGCCTGCTGCCCTAGGGCGATACGGCCTTGACGCCCCCACCGCCGCCCGGTTGTACGAAGACCACGCCAGCCGGCGCGCGGATCACACGGAGTTGCTATGGGCGCTGCTGGTGCTGTGCTGGCGTCGGGGTTGA